A DNA window from Acetilactobacillus jinshanensis contains the following coding sequences:
- a CDS encoding DEAD/DEAH box helicase yields the protein MLITKLSDLYGRQINQCDVSSELLQSKSIISRSAIKRVKHQVICQRCGSRIPKNAELPNDNYYCPTCINLGRMTTLNPLCSVKEPNCFHVTKDPMSWQGQLTREQARCSREIINGYRQHKSRLLWAVTGAGKTEMLFLGLRWALSKNYRVGIASPRVDVCLELYPRIQAAFDHTSLVLLHGRSKQKYRYTQLVICTTHQLLRFYHAFDILIVDEVDAFPFANNVPLTFAVRHAVKSTGCRLYLTATPNRQLRRQVNNHQLAVSYLPLRFHRHLLPEIKCYLTFRWRAKLAKKQLPKILINLIKNKLDRKIRFLLFVPHVRDLKPISKILAQFFNHQLWTTVYSQDPDRLAKVKLMRQRKLQFLITTTILERGVTFPGIDVIILGADDTVFSTSSLVQIAGRVGRKRDRPNGDVDYLIHSYTKRVVSAQQQIKHLNYLGAKLL from the coding sequence ATGTTAATTACTAAACTTAGCGATCTTTATGGTCGACAGATTAACCAATGTGATGTGAGTTCAGAGTTATTACAGTCTAAATCAATAATATCGCGGTCCGCCATTAAACGGGTTAAACATCAAGTAATTTGTCAACGTTGTGGATCCAGGATCCCTAAAAATGCTGAATTACCAAATGATAATTATTATTGCCCGACCTGCATTAATCTAGGTCGAATGACAACGTTAAACCCGTTATGCTCAGTGAAAGAGCCCAATTGTTTTCACGTTACGAAAGATCCAATGTCTTGGCAAGGCCAGTTGACTCGTGAACAAGCTAGATGTTCTCGAGAAATTATTAATGGATATCGTCAACATAAATCTAGATTATTATGGGCCGTTACAGGAGCTGGTAAAACTGAGATGTTGTTCCTAGGTTTGCGATGGGCGTTATCGAAAAATTATCGGGTTGGCATTGCGTCGCCACGGGTCGACGTTTGTCTAGAACTTTATCCACGAATTCAAGCAGCGTTTGATCATACTTCGTTAGTGCTATTACACGGTCGAAGTAAACAAAAGTATCGGTATACTCAATTGGTGATCTGCACGACTCATCAGCTACTTCGATTTTATCATGCTTTTGACATCTTGATTGTGGATGAAGTCGATGCCTTTCCGTTCGCTAATAATGTCCCTTTGACGTTTGCGGTTCGACATGCTGTTAAATCAACGGGATGCCGATTGTATTTAACGGCAACCCCTAATCGTCAATTAAGGCGTCAGGTTAATAATCATCAACTAGCCGTTAGTTATTTACCCCTGCGTTTTCATCGTCATTTATTACCGGAAATTAAATGTTATTTAACGTTTCGGTGGCGAGCGAAGTTGGCTAAGAAGCAGTTACCCAAAATTCTGATTAACTTAATTAAGAATAAATTAGACCGTAAAATTCGCTTTCTGTTGTTTGTGCCACACGTTCGTGATCTAAAGCCAATAAGTAAGATTTTAGCCCAATTTTTTAATCATCAGTTGTGGACGACCGTATATTCTCAGGATCCTGATCGATTAGCTAAGGTTAAGTTGATGCGACAAAGGAAACTGCAATTTTTAATCACGACCACAATTCTGGAGCGTGGTGTAACTTTTCCAGGAATTGACGTGATCATTTTAGGTGCTGATGATACCGTATTTTCAACGTCGTCACTGGTTCAGATCGCGGGTCGAGTAGGCCGAAAACGGGATCGGCCCAATGGGGACGTCGATTACTTGATTCATAGCTACACCAAACGGGTTGTTTCGGCCCAGCAACAAATTAAACACCTAAATTATTTGGGAGCGAAGTTATTATGA
- a CDS encoding YigZ family protein, with amino-acid sequence MKKLNYLTIKQFGTFELDIRKSRFIGHVQRIKNEAEAKQFINKIKDQNKKATHNCFGYVIGKDDHIQRKSDNGEPANTAGTPILDVIKMKHLHNVVVVITRYFGGIKLGAGGLIRAYSNITTDTINNTGIVQRILQTKIDVIVDYHEFNPLNYYLKQNHYNVINTEYTSKVTVTVAVNTPDIKTFKNKIISLLSNRVTFKVGKKMYFEVDYHQPTKNNFS; translated from the coding sequence TTGAAAAAACTAAATTATTTAACCATTAAGCAATTTGGAACGTTTGAACTCGATATTAGGAAATCACGCTTTATCGGTCACGTTCAACGGATCAAAAATGAAGCTGAAGCTAAACAGTTCATTAATAAAATCAAGGATCAAAATAAGAAGGCTACCCATAACTGCTTCGGCTACGTAATTGGTAAAGATGATCATATTCAACGCAAAAGCGATAATGGTGAACCTGCCAATACAGCGGGAACACCTATCCTAGACGTGATTAAAATGAAGCATCTTCATAACGTCGTGGTCGTCATCACCCGATACTTTGGTGGCATTAAATTAGGCGCCGGTGGTTTAATCCGGGCTTACAGTAACATCACAACGGACACCATTAATAACACCGGGATCGTTCAGCGAATCCTGCAAACCAAAATTGATGTAATCGTTGATTACCATGAATTTAATCCGTTGAATTACTATTTAAAACAAAATCATTACAACGTTATTAACACTGAGTACACCAGTAAGGTAACGGTTACGGTCGCTGTTAATACTCCGGATATTAAGACCTTTAAGAATAAGATCATTAGTCTGTTATCCAATCGCGTTACGTTCAAAGTTGGCAAAAAAATGTACTTTGAAGTGGATTATCATCAGCCAACCAAAAATAATTTTAGCTGA